Genomic window (Rhizobium sp. SL42):
TGCCCGCCTGGATCATGGTCTGGATCTCTCGCGCAACAGATTGCGGAACAAGCGTTTTGTTGAACATGCGACCCCTTCTCCGGCTCAGGCCTTGCGGCGCTGCCAATCTATTTTTTCACAGGCCGTCTTGCCAAGCCGAAAGCGGCATGCTTTTTTGGTCCTACTGGTCTGACCAGTTAGACCAATGTAGATTGAGTTATGTTCAAATAACAAGGGGAACCCTCATGACACGCGTTTCAAACTTCAACGTCTCGTTTCTGTCCGGCCTGTTGGCCGTATTTGGCGTAACGGGTGTTCAGGCCGCAGACCTTACCGTCGGCGCCAACATCGGCAATGTGCCGTGGGAATTCGAAGATGCCAGCGGCAAGGTCACCGGCTTCGAGGTCGATCTCGTCAATGAAATTGCCAAACGTCTTGGAAAATCGGTCGAATTCGTCAACACGCCGTTCAACGGCCTCTTTCCGGCAGTCCAGTCCGGACGCATCAACATGGCGATCTCCTCCATCACCATCACGGACAAGCGTCTCGAATCCGTCACCTTCGCACAGCCCTATTATGACAGCGACCAGTCGCTGACGGTCACGGCAGCCTCCGGTATCGAGGGTCTGAAGGGCATGGCAGACAAGGTCGTCGGCGTTGACACCGGGTCGACCGGCGACATGTGGGCGGAAGCAAACAAGGCCGAGTACAAGCTCGGAGAAATCCGCCGCTTCGAGGGCCTGCAGCCCGCCATGCTTGATCTCGTCGCAGGTCGTGTCGATGGCTACATCTCCGATATCCCGGCCCTTCTTTACTACGTCAAGGACAAGCCGGAGCTGAAAGTCGTCGAACGCATTCCGACCGGCGAGAAGTACTCGATCATGTTCAACAAGGACGATCCGTTGGCGGCCGAAGTCAATGCCGTGATCACAACGCTCAAGGGCGAGGGCTTCATCGCAAAGCTGCACGAAACCTGGTTCGGCGCCAAGGCAGAGGACACGACCTCGACGGTCACGGTTCTCGACATGCCCAAGGGCAAATAAGGCTTGAATTGCACCCGGTGGGACGGAAGAGCCGTTCCACCGGGCTGCCAAAGGAGCCGATGCGGCATGACACTTATCAATACTTTCTTCAATCTGCAGGTGATGATCGACAGCCTGCCGCAGCTTCTCTGGGGGCTGGTCGTGACATTGCAGATCGGTGTGACCAGCATTCTGTGCGGACTGGCCGGCGGCCTGTTCTTGGCCGTCACACGCCTCTACGCCCCAGCTTTCGTCACCGTGCTGATCCGCGCCTATATCGACATCTTCCGCTCGATCCCGTTGCTCGTGCTGCTGATCATCGTTTACTACGCATTGCCGTTCGTCGGGATCCGTCTGTCCCCCTTCCTTTCAGCTGTGACCGCACTCTCGCTGGTATCAGCCGCCTACACCGCAGAGATCTTCCGGGCCGGCATCGAGGCGATCCCGCATGGCCAGTTCGAGGCGTCTGCTGCGCTTGGCCTATCCAATCGCCACACAATGATCGACGTGATCCTGCCGCAGGCGATCCGCATCGTCATCCCGCCGCTGACCAACAATTGCATCAACGTGATGAAGGATACGGCGCTCGCATCCGTAGTCGCCATGCCCGATCTGTTGAAGCAGGCGACACAAGCTCAGGCTCTCGCTGCCAATCCGACGCCGCTGATCGGTGCCGCACTCATCTACATTGCACTTCTGTGGCCGATGGTAGCTGTCGTCGCTCGCCTTGAGAAACACTACAGCCGGGGCAGACGCTGATGAACACCCCAACGACACCCCTCATCTCGATCAAGGGCCTCACCAAGGCCTATGGCACCTTCACCGTCCTGCATGGCATAGATCTCGATATTTCAGAAGGGGAGGTCGTTTGCGTGATCGGACCCTCTGGCTCGGGAAAATCGACGCTGATCCGCTGCATCAACCATCTGGAAGCCTTTGCGCCAGAGAGCCGCATCACGGTAGACGGCATCCGCGTCGAGCCGGGCCCTGCACTCGCCAAGGTGCGCGCCGAGGTTGGCATGGTTTTCCAGTCCTTCAATCTCTTCCCGCACATGACCGTGTTGAAGAACGTCATGCTGGCACCAATGCGGGTGCGAGGCACGCCACCGGCGGAAGCCGAGCGAAAGGCGCGCGAACTGCTCGCCCGCGTCGGCATCTCCGAACAGGCAGAGAAGTTTCCCGGCCAGCTTTCCGGTGGCCAGCAACAACGCGTTGCGATCGCACGGGCGCTCGCGATGGAGCCCCGCGTGCTGCTCTTCGACGAGCCGACGTCCTCGCTCGATCCTGAAATGGTTGGCGAAGTGCTCGACGTCATGCGCAAGCTTGCAGGCTCCGGCGTCACGATGATCGTCGTCACCCATGAAATGGGCTTTGCCCGCCAGGTTGCCGATCGGGTGATCTTCATGGACAGCGGCCGCCTTGTCGAGGCCGGAACGCCAGAAGCGATCTTTGACAATCCCAAAGAGGAACGGACGCGCAGCTTCCTGCGCGCGGTCCTCAACCACTGAACAAAAATACAGCATTGGAGGACAACAAGGATGGCCACCACTTCGCCGCTCAATCTTGAATTCGTACGCAGCCAGTTTCCTGGCCTCGATCGCGGCTGGACCTTTTTCGACAATGCCGGCGGATCGCAAATTCTCAAGGGCGCCGTCGAACGCATCAATACCTTTCTGATCGAAAAGAATGTCCAGATCGGCGGCACCTACGAGGTGTCTCAGGCAGCCGCCGATGCCCTTTACGAGGCCCGCACCGCTGCCATGCATCTCGTCAATGCCGGCCGGCCCGAGGAGATTGTCTTTGGCAATTCGACCACCGCGCTGTTGCAGAACCTGGCCCGCGCCATGCGCAGCCAGCTGGCGCCAGGCGACGAGATCATCGTCACCGTTGCCGATCACGAATCCAATATCGGCCCCTGGGACCGGCTGCAGGAGCGCGGCGTCATTTTCAAGGTCTGGCCGCTGAACAGGGAAACGCTGACGCTCGATCTGGCAGACCTCGCACCCCTGATGAGCGAGCGCACCAAACTGGTCTGCGTTACCCATTGCTCGAACCTGCTCGGCTCGATCAATCCGATCCGTGAAATCGCGGATTTCGTTCACGCTCGCGGCGCAAGGATCTGCGTCGATGCCGTGGCCTATGCCCCGCACCGCGCTGTCGACGTTCAGGCCTTCGACGTCGACTACTATGTCTTCAGCCTCTACAAGACTTATGGTCCGCACTATGCGCTGATGTACGGGAAATACGACCTGCTTCTGGAGCTCGATCCGCTCTACCACTACTTCTATGGAAGGGAAAAAGTTCCGGGCAAGCTGGAGCCGGGCAATCCGAATTACGAACTGGCTTACTCGACCTGCGGCATCGTCGACTATCTCGTGGCCTTAGGCGAACAGGCGGGTGAAAAGGGAACGATCCGGCAAAAGATCGAGGCGGCATTTGTCGCGATTGCCGAGCAGGAAAATGCGTTGACGGAGCGGTTGCTCGACTATCTGCGGTCGCGCAACGACTGCCAGATCATCGGCCAGTCGATCAACCGGGACGGCAACCGCGTACCGACAATCGCGTTCCGCTTCGACGGCCGCGAGGCCGCAGACCTCTGCAAGGCAATGGATGCCGACAGGATCGCCATGCGCTTCGGCGATTTCCATTCCCGCCGGCTGGCGGAATATCTCGGCTTGACCGACCAGGGCGGCATGCTGCGCGTATCGATGGTGCACTACAACACGATCGAGGAAGTGGATCGCTTCATTGCGGCGCTCGACCGTATCCTGGCCGGAGAGGCCGGGCTTGCCAGGGCGAGCTGAACAACAGCAGGAAAGGAGACGGGCGATGCGCTTCGATACGGTGATCCGGCATGGAACGGTGGTAACGGCAAGCGACACATTCCTCGCCGATGTCGGCATAAAGGATGGAAGGATCGCGGCACTCGCGCTGGGCCTGACGGACGCGGACGAAGTCATCGACGCCACGGGTCTGTTCGTGATGCCGGGTGGCATTGACAGCCACGTGCATCTCGACCAGCCCTCGGGAGACGGGATCGTCATGGCCGACGATTTCGACAGCGGCACGCGCTCGGCGGCGATCGGAGGCAACAGCACGGTTCTCGCCTTCTGCATGCAGGAGAAGGGACAGTCGCTACGTGAGGCCCTGAAAGTCTATCACGCCAAGGCGGACGGCAAATGCCATGTCGACGTGTCGTTCCATCTTGTCATCACCGATCCGACAGCCGAAGTGCTCGGACAGGAACTGCCCGCTTTGGTCGAGGACGGCTACACCTCGCTGAAGATCTTCATGACCTATGAGGGGCTCCGCCTGCGTGATGACGAGATCCTCTCAACCCTCGACGCAGCAAGACGCACCGGCGCGCTGGTGATGGTCCATTGCGAGAACGAGGATGCGATCCGCTACCTGATCGGACGTCATGAGGAGAACGGAAAGTTCGCGCCGAAATTCCATGCCACGACGCGTCCCGTTGCTGCCGAACGGGAAGCGACGCACCGGGCGCTGTCTCTCGCGGAGATCGTCGATGTGCCGATCGTCATCGTGCATGTCTCCAACCGCGAAGCGATGGAGGAAATCCGGCGCGCTCGTGAACGCGGACAGAAGATCGCCGGCGAAACGTGTCCACAATACCTGATGCTGACTGCCGACGATCTCGACCAGGATGCGCTGGAAGGCGCAAAATATGTCTGCTCGCCTCCCCCACGCGACAAGGCAAGCCAGGACGCCTGTTGGCAAGGCCTTGAACAGGGTGTCTTCGACCTGTTCTCGTCCGACCATTGCCCCTTTCGCTTCGACGATCCGCAGGGAAAGCTGAACGAGAAGGGCAAGCGCCATTTCCGCTGGATACCAAACGGCATTCCGGGTGTTGCCACCCGCCTGCCGATCCTGTTTTCCGAAGGTGTCATGAAGGGGCGTCTCGACATCAATCGGTTTGTCGCCCTGACATCGACCAATCATGCCAAACTTTACGGCCTTTATCCCAGGAAAGGCACGATTGTGATCGGGGCTGACGCCGACATTGCACTCTGGGACCCGAACATAAGCGTCACATTGACAAACGAGATGCTCAAACACGGCGCAGACTACACGCCCTATGAGGGTCTCGACATCCGTGGCTGGCCTGTTCGCCTCCTCTTGCGCGGGAAAACCATCGTCAATGACGGAAGAACAGTAGGGGACGCCGATCGGCGAGGATCATACCTAGCACGACAGCGCTCATCGATGGTTCAATGATCTTATGTCAACGCTGTGCTGCACGCCTCGGCATCGATCAGACGCCGGGACTATCGAGACCTTGTATTTGTTGAGGAGCGTGGCCGCTATTTCGCCACGGCTCGTATGGCCGCATTCAATCAGATCGACCGCTCAGCTCACGAGGCGCTTACGTCTGCCGCGCTATCGCACCCAGAGCTTCGCCACCGCCTTGAAGCACGAGCGCTTCCGGCGCCGCCCGTTTATCAACATAGTGCATGTTGAATAGCAGTTCGAAATTCATAAGATACTTGGAGACACAGTAGAAATATAGCCAACTCATTCAGAAAAATTGTTCCTGGGGGATTTCAGATGGACCATTTGAGCCTGAGCAACCCTGTATTTTCAGCCTATTCTATCGCGGCTACATTGATGATCCTGAAAGGGGTTGCAATGTCTTGGCTTACGGTAATCCGCATGACGGCTGAAAATGGCGGCTTTCGAAATCCGGAGGACTTGAAAAAGACTCTGGTCAACCCGAGACCGAACGATGCGCAACTGGCTCCCAATGATCGGGTTGAACGCATCCGCCGCATTCAGCTCAATGATCTCGAAAATTTGCCTTACTTCCTGGTGTCCGGCCTACTTTACGTAACGACAGCGCCGTCAACGTTCCTCGCACAGTTCCTTTTCTACGCTTATGTCGTCACCCGCATGCTGCACTTCCTTGCCTACTACACCGCCCAGATTCATGACATCCGCGCGGCACTGTGGACGCCTGGCTCTCTGATTATCATCTATATGGCGGCAAGCACGTTCTGGAGCGCCGTCTGGTAGGCAAGCAGTTCGGCATGGCGTGTGCGGCACAACAAAGCGGGCGAAGCATATTTCTTGCCCCTGGGCGCGACGCATATTCAGCATCAACCGCGTTCCATGTTCGAATTTCAGCCCAATGAGACGCTGCTCGTTGCTGCGCACGGTAACTGCCACAAGGTTGCGCCTCCGCTGGCTTGTGGCCGCAGCAATCGCCGGACATGGCCACCTTCGGGTGAACAGTTTCAACGCGTGTTTCCATCCGCCGAAGAACCGGCCGATTGTGCCCATCCCCGCTGCGCTCGCCAGAGGACCGTAGAATCGGCATAGCCGAGCACTTCGGCGATCCGGGATTTCTGGATATGAGCCGCGAGCTGTGTGGAGGCGATGGTCTGGCGGTAGCTCCGCACGAGGTCACGCAAGGACGTGTCTTCGTCCGCAAGCCGCCGCTGCAAGGTCCGCACCGAGACGTTCAGCTCAGCAGCGATGGCCGGTAGCGTGATCGGCTTGTGGCCAAGATAAATGCCGATCAGCGAGCGCACCTTTTCCGTCACCGTATCCGGTGTAACGGCCTTGCCGGCAAGTTCGGAGACATGGCGCTGCAGCACCGATGCAAGAGCGGCATCCTCATGGCGATAGACCCGGGCAGCATCGGCACCTGAAACGATAATGCGGTTGGCTGATTCCCCGAATTTGAGCGGCGCGCGCAAAAGGCGTTCAAGCATCGTGCGGTCGCGCGGTGCGACATGCTCGAAATGTACCTCGATCGGCCGCCACCCCTTGGCAAAGCAACTGCGCACCAGCTGACAGGATGCGGCGATGGTGAACTCGCTGTCTTGCCGGCGCGGCCACATGCCGGCGTCCTCAAGTCGGTAGCTCCAGACAAGATTGCCGTCTTCCTCGAACACGCCCGAACTGGTCGCGCTCTGCACCGTATTGACGTATTTCGCCAGCCGCTCGAAGCCCGCGCGGATGGTCGGCGAGATCGAAAACAGGATGCCGATCGGCCCGATGTCGCTCGGCTTGAACAATGTACCCATGCGTGCGCCGAGCGTCGGCTCGTTTGCAATCAGGGCGGCATCCTCGAAGATCGCCACATAGCGCGCCATCGGCACCATCGCATACGGATCATCGAGCTGGGACCTCACAATGCCGTGCGCGGCAAGCAGGAGATCGGTTTTTCCCGAACGTTTGTCGATTTGTTGCACCAATGGCGCAAGCACTGAGGCGCGAATGGATGCAATTGC
Coding sequences:
- a CDS encoding amino acid ABC transporter permease yields the protein MTLINTFFNLQVMIDSLPQLLWGLVVTLQIGVTSILCGLAGGLFLAVTRLYAPAFVTVLIRAYIDIFRSIPLLVLLIIVYYALPFVGIRLSPFLSAVTALSLVSAAYTAEIFRAGIEAIPHGQFEASAALGLSNRHTMIDVILPQAIRIVIPPLTNNCINVMKDTALASVVAMPDLLKQATQAQALAANPTPLIGAALIYIALLWPMVAVVARLEKHYSRGRR
- a CDS encoding AraC family transcriptional regulator: MASAPQMISTMPAIASIRASVLAPLVQQIDKRSGKTDLLLAAHGIVRSQLDDPYAMVPMARYVAIFEDAALIANEPTLGARMGTLFKPSDIGPIGILFSISPTIRAGFERLAKYVNTVQSATSSGVFEEDGNLVWSYRLEDAGMWPRRQDSEFTIAASCQLVRSCFAKGWRPIEVHFEHVAPRDRTMLERLLRAPLKFGESANRIIVSGADAARVYRHEDAALASVLQRHVSELAGKAVTPDTVTEKVRSLIGIYLGHKPITLPAIAAELNVSVRTLQRRLADEDTSLRDLVRSYRQTIASTQLAAHIQKSRIAEVLGYADSTVLWRAQRGWAQSAGSSADGNTR
- the hydA gene encoding dihydropyrimidinase, translating into MRFDTVIRHGTVVTASDTFLADVGIKDGRIAALALGLTDADEVIDATGLFVMPGGIDSHVHLDQPSGDGIVMADDFDSGTRSAAIGGNSTVLAFCMQEKGQSLREALKVYHAKADGKCHVDVSFHLVITDPTAEVLGQELPALVEDGYTSLKIFMTYEGLRLRDDEILSTLDAARRTGALVMVHCENEDAIRYLIGRHEENGKFAPKFHATTRPVAAEREATHRALSLAEIVDVPIVIVHVSNREAMEEIRRARERGQKIAGETCPQYLMLTADDLDQDALEGAKYVCSPPPRDKASQDACWQGLEQGVFDLFSSDHCPFRFDDPQGKLNEKGKRHFRWIPNGIPGVATRLPILFSEGVMKGRLDINRFVALTSTNHAKLYGLYPRKGTIVIGADADIALWDPNISVTLTNEMLKHGADYTPYEGLDIRGWPVRLLLRGKTIVNDGRTVGDADRRGSYLARQRSSMVQ
- a CDS encoding MAPEG family protein, encoding MDHLSLSNPVFSAYSIAATLMILKGVAMSWLTVIRMTAENGGFRNPEDLKKTLVNPRPNDAQLAPNDRVERIRRIQLNDLENLPYFLVSGLLYVTTAPSTFLAQFLFYAYVVTRMLHFLAYYTAQIHDIRAALWTPGSLIIIYMAASTFWSAVW
- a CDS encoding amino acid ABC transporter ATP-binding protein; this encodes MNTPTTPLISIKGLTKAYGTFTVLHGIDLDISEGEVVCVIGPSGSGKSTLIRCINHLEAFAPESRITVDGIRVEPGPALAKVRAEVGMVFQSFNLFPHMTVLKNVMLAPMRVRGTPPAEAERKARELLARVGISEQAEKFPGQLSGGQQQRVAIARALAMEPRVLLFDEPTSSLDPEMVGEVLDVMRKLAGSGVTMIVVTHEMGFARQVADRVIFMDSGRLVEAGTPEAIFDNPKEERTRSFLRAVLNH
- a CDS encoding ABC transporter substrate-binding protein; this translates as MTRVSNFNVSFLSGLLAVFGVTGVQAADLTVGANIGNVPWEFEDASGKVTGFEVDLVNEIAKRLGKSVEFVNTPFNGLFPAVQSGRINMAISSITITDKRLESVTFAQPYYDSDQSLTVTAASGIEGLKGMADKVVGVDTGSTGDMWAEANKAEYKLGEIRRFEGLQPAMLDLVAGRVDGYISDIPALLYYVKDKPELKVVERIPTGEKYSIMFNKDDPLAAEVNAVITTLKGEGFIAKLHETWFGAKAEDTTSTVTVLDMPKGK
- a CDS encoding cysteine desulfurase-like protein; translated protein: MATTSPLNLEFVRSQFPGLDRGWTFFDNAGGSQILKGAVERINTFLIEKNVQIGGTYEVSQAAADALYEARTAAMHLVNAGRPEEIVFGNSTTALLQNLARAMRSQLAPGDEIIVTVADHESNIGPWDRLQERGVIFKVWPLNRETLTLDLADLAPLMSERTKLVCVTHCSNLLGSINPIREIADFVHARGARICVDAVAYAPHRAVDVQAFDVDYYVFSLYKTYGPHYALMYGKYDLLLELDPLYHYFYGREKVPGKLEPGNPNYELAYSTCGIVDYLVALGEQAGEKGTIRQKIEAAFVAIAEQENALTERLLDYLRSRNDCQIIGQSINRDGNRVPTIAFRFDGREAADLCKAMDADRIAMRFGDFHSRRLAEYLGLTDQGGMLRVSMVHYNTIEEVDRFIAALDRILAGEAGLARAS